A single Geoanaerobacter pelophilus DNA region contains:
- a CDS encoding DUF1566 domain-containing protein translates to MSRAFLYVMTMACVTLMPLAASAAQLCHSYWPKPSTPINRFVNNEDGTISDSATGLIWKRCSEGLSGSTCENGAPEIFTWQEALQSAVNSSFAGKNDWRLPNIKELGSIVERQCSMPAINEIVFPATPTMSFWSSSPFAENKNFAWNIYFPYGISDGNDKNYKFFVRLVRGGK, encoded by the coding sequence ATGAGTCGCGCTTTCCTCTATGTAATGACCATGGCTTGTGTCACGCTTATGCCCTTGGCAGCCTCGGCAGCTCAGCTCTGTCATAGCTACTGGCCGAAACCTTCTACCCCGATAAACCGCTTTGTCAATAATGAAGACGGCACCATAAGCGATAGCGCCACCGGGTTAATCTGGAAACGGTGCAGTGAGGGGTTGAGCGGCAGCACTTGCGAAAACGGTGCTCCGGAGATCTTTACCTGGCAGGAGGCCTTGCAATCTGCTGTGAACAGCTCATTTGCCGGGAAGAATGACTGGCGACTACCGAATATCAAGGAGCTGGGCTCCATCGTAGAGCGGCAATGCTCCATGCCGGCCATCAATGAAATTGTCTTTCCGGCAACACCGACCATGTCTTTCTGGTCAAGCTCGCCTTTTGCCGAGAATAAGAATTTTGCCTGGAATATATATTTCCCATATGGCATTAGCGACGGCAATGACAAGAACTACAAATTTTTCGTGAGGTTGGTCCGGGG